Proteins from a single region of Fibrobacter sp.:
- a CDS encoding HIT domain-containing protein — MDRLWAPWRMKYIQEISKKEDGCIFCTKPKQSDDKSNLILHRGKNCFVIMNLFPYNNGHLMVVPHMHTSDPLTLDKESSSELWDLLCLCKKVLTEAIHPDAFNIGMNIGRVAGAGIDQHIHMHIVPRWNGDTNFMPVLGDTRVISQGISECYDSLLPFFKSLQ; from the coding sequence ATGGATCGTTTGTGGGCACCCTGGAGAATGAAATATATCCAGGAAATAAGTAAAAAAGAGGACGGCTGTATATTTTGTACAAAGCCGAAACAATCAGATGACAAGAGCAACCTGATTCTTCACAGAGGGAAAAACTGCTTTGTCATTATGAATCTTTTCCCTTACAACAACGGGCACCTGATGGTTGTTCCCCATATGCACACATCCGATCCGCTCACCCTTGATAAAGAAAGTTCATCCGAACTGTGGGATCTTCTCTGCCTCTGCAAGAAAGTTCTTACAGAGGCAATACATCCTGACGCCTTTAATATCGGAATGAATATCGGCAGGGTTGCCGGAGCAGGTATCGATCAGCATATACACATGCACATAGTTCCAAGATGGAACGGAGATACCAATTTCATGCCGGTGCTGGGAGATACCAGGGTTATATCACAGGGGATTTCAGAGTGCTACGATTCATTGCTGCCGTTTTTCAAATCGCTGCAGTAA
- a CDS encoding UDP-2,3-diacylglucosamine diphosphatase, whose protein sequence is MEKDTVYLISDAHFGIDLQGCEKREAAFFKWLQEISPEMSQLIIVGDLFDFWIEYKSSIRADYFQVLHALKKVSEQGTEIHYLAGNHDFALGSFLKEEIGIIIHHGNYNAEIQGKKVHIYHGDGLIKRDVGYRVLKKVLRNHFNQKLYKLIHPDLGVALGTLVSGSSRKYLRPLLNESIIREYRQHALDLLKKGNDIVIFGHTHKGELCRFDSGIYCNTGSWLINYNFASMKNGEIRLWRYREGLSPGEIYCSDLKNGSNES, encoded by the coding sequence ATGGAAAAAGATACCGTTTATTTGATTTCTGATGCGCATTTTGGAATCGATCTGCAAGGATGTGAAAAAAGAGAGGCAGCCTTTTTCAAATGGCTGCAGGAGATCTCCCCGGAGATGTCCCAGTTGATCATTGTAGGTGATCTCTTTGATTTCTGGATCGAATACAAATCCTCTATCAGGGCCGATTATTTTCAGGTCCTTCATGCTTTGAAAAAGGTTTCCGAGCAGGGAACTGAAATACACTATCTCGCAGGGAATCATGATTTTGCCCTGGGATCTTTTCTCAAAGAGGAAATTGGTATAATCATTCATCACGGGAACTACAACGCAGAAATTCAGGGGAAAAAGGTTCACATCTACCATGGTGACGGGCTTATAAAAAGGGATGTCGGATATCGGGTTCTGAAAAAGGTTCTGCGTAACCACTTTAACCAGAAACTTTATAAACTGATTCATCCTGATCTCGGGGTGGCACTCGGGACGTTGGTATCCGGCTCAAGCAGGAAATATCTCAGGCCTCTGCTAAATGAGAGCATAATAAGGGAGTACAGGCAGCATGCTCTGGATCTGTTAAAAAAAGGCAATGATATTGTGATCTTCGGCCATACCCACAAGGGAGAGCTCTGCAGGTTTGATTCAGGTATTTACTGCAATACCGGATCGTGGCTTATCAACTACAACTTCGCAAGTATGAAAAACGGTGAGATACGGCTCTGGCGTTACAGAGAGGGACTCTCACCTGGAGAGATTTACTGCAGCGATTTGAAAAACGGCAGCAATGAATCGTAG
- a CDS encoding BamA/TamA family outer membrane protein → MKWILLTAFIISAIPAQERWLVGDINIFGNDSIKEKELLEQMILQPERIFQKSEFTLSQLIDDIAALQEFYMRNGFFRANVGLAKLNHDSSRQRVDIFLFIDEGQQAQIDTVIISGDAVVETPGLLRSSKMEPGSPLMLDGIDSLQEELRVSLNSEGFMFADVVCGYELDSNGSMAKVNCEIDRGPLVVAGEFDFLGLDRVREEVVARELKFRSGQVLTSESIQSSIDGIYSTSLFDLAAIEPVDTFYTPAREDTVVVPVLIQVRELEQMFQVQIGGGYQSAGGFYAQVETSYRNFFGLGHRLTGSGEISSNFSGLRLTYFYPWVFSYPLDADFTAYINRREEDAFFGVFYGGEAALSGEFSEFNSFRLWNRLERVHWLRDPPGQNPDLNTFLLGLWLRRDTRDNIFMPGSAIYMHLEEQIAGPGLSWSNQFYKTIIDLRAYLGFPDRRWGISSAIVAGYVNGYGRDGRFVPPNALFYTGQDGIRPVRGYDEEEVSPVNDQEDIIGGKLALTVNAVEFRFPVYRWLGGALFADAGNIWETWGDFSPGDLRWSVGLGIRFAWPFLLLRLDYGVRLDGDWDLDGKLEIAAGLPF, encoded by the coding sequence GTGAAATGGATTCTTCTCACCGCCTTCATTATCTCAGCTATCCCGGCTCAGGAGCGATGGCTGGTCGGTGATATCAATATTTTTGGAAATGATTCCATAAAAGAAAAAGAGCTTCTGGAACAGATGATCCTGCAGCCGGAGAGAATTTTCCAAAAATCCGAATTTACTCTGTCCCAATTGATAGATGATATTGCCGCACTTCAGGAATTCTATATGAGAAATGGCTTTTTCAGGGCCAATGTGGGTTTGGCCAAACTAAACCATGATTCCTCCCGGCAAAGAGTTGATATTTTTCTCTTTATCGATGAGGGGCAGCAGGCTCAAATAGATACTGTGATTATCAGCGGTGATGCCGTTGTTGAAACCCCCGGACTGCTAAGGTCAAGCAAAATGGAGCCGGGCAGTCCTCTTATGTTAGACGGGATCGATTCCCTGCAGGAGGAGCTAAGGGTGAGTCTGAACAGTGAGGGTTTCATGTTTGCCGATGTGGTGTGTGGCTATGAATTGGATTCTAATGGCAGCATGGCAAAGGTGAATTGTGAAATCGACCGGGGGCCGCTTGTGGTGGCCGGGGAGTTTGATTTCCTGGGGTTGGACAGGGTCAGGGAGGAGGTTGTGGCACGTGAGCTTAAATTCCGAAGCGGACAGGTGTTGACATCCGAATCGATTCAGAGCTCGATTGATGGCATTTACAGCACAAGCCTGTTTGATTTAGCAGCAATAGAGCCTGTCGACACTTTCTATACACCCGCTCGGGAGGATACTGTGGTTGTTCCGGTATTGATTCAGGTGCGTGAACTGGAACAGATGTTTCAAGTGCAGATCGGGGGTGGTTATCAGTCTGCGGGTGGGTTTTACGCCCAGGTGGAGACATCTTACCGTAACTTTTTCGGATTGGGGCATCGTTTGACCGGATCAGGTGAAATCTCCTCTAATTTTTCAGGGTTGCGGCTGACCTATTTCTATCCATGGGTTTTCTCATATCCACTGGATGCTGATTTTACTGCTTATATCAACCGCAGGGAGGAGGATGCGTTTTTTGGGGTTTTTTATGGTGGTGAGGCTGCTTTGAGTGGAGAATTCAGTGAGTTTAACAGTTTTCGTTTATGGAACCGTCTGGAGCGGGTGCATTGGCTGAGAGATCCTCCCGGGCAGAATCCGGATCTCAACACCTTTCTTCTGGGACTATGGCTGAGAAGAGATACCAGAGACAATATTTTTATGCCTGGATCGGCAATTTATATGCATTTGGAAGAACAGATAGCCGGACCGGGTTTGTCGTGGAGCAATCAGTTTTACAAGACCATAATTGATCTCCGGGCATATCTGGGTTTTCCGGACAGAAGGTGGGGGATATCCTCAGCGATAGTGGCCGGGTATGTAAATGGGTATGGTAGAGATGGCCGGTTTGTGCCGCCAAATGCACTTTTTTATACAGGTCAAGATGGTATAAGGCCGGTGCGGGGATATGACGAGGAAGAGGTTTCGCCGGTAAACGATCAGGAGGATATTATCGGCGGGAAACTGGCATTGACTGTAAATGCGGTTGAGTTTCGTTTTCCCGTTTACAGATGGCTTGGAGGAGCGTTGTTTGCTGATGCAGGAAATATCTGGGAGACCTGGGGTGATTTTTCCCCGGGAGATCTGCGCTGGTCGGTGGGTTTGGGAATAAGGTTTGCATGGCCTTTTCTACTTTTAAGGCTTGATTATGGGGTAAGGCTCGATGGGGACTGGGATCTTGACGGAAAACTGGAAATTGCTGCCGGGCTGCCTTTTTAA
- a CDS encoding DUF3536 domain-containing protein produces the protein MTGNDQPKKYVIVHGHFYQPPRENPWINRIERQPSAAPHHDWNERIYDQCYRPNAYSRLLDSKGMIVDIYNNYLSMSFNFGPTLFSWLEQFHPVTARRIIESDAESCRRFGGHGNAIAQVYNHIIMPLASRRDQLTQIRWSKHFFQKRFGRDPEGMWLAETAINMETVNCLIEENIKFVILSPSQAECFRPMQENAQWISTVSHGIDTRRTYRIFPRNRDGQRLPGHLDVFFFDEGLSKEVSFGGLLKDAHILGNKLRSCYDESSVTDQVVTIATDGETFGHHKPFGDMCLAYFFKNVASKFDMIPVNFGYFLEKNPPQYEVNLKDSFGEGTAWSCAHGVGRWKRDCGCQTGGESHWKQTWRGPMRDALTRLQEKIDNEYQTQLEKYEVDPWEVRDKYITISGEPSIKKFKSFLEKQCGFTGLDRAQTLKIRRLLEAQKYSLFSFTSCGWFFSDISGIESIQNLAYACRALQLGLPESERKAALESFLADLEKAPSNLPNTNGRTLFEKELLSYFEHGKIMAFSAAIQKTLGIKKTMQFELFGYAAKLDQVLATKNGALCYDAYNIELENESNGECDVWSVLVVNRSNSEITGWVLPSSCLPEKKSLRPEIWMGHAEAKSYKFADTFVSSQHELTSFLLHKITKDTDARFSIWMKKNEKELALLSGLSSLIPEYCKAPLSFVYQEQWNRLMARLETCGNEDAIFAELLELTRTVQRFDIPLNLEGSAVILEKLLILELNNLAKNLKEKHCDRIRFFLNLVDRFSIPVYKHKLEDIFNPILNSSIRSLYLKVKENEGGTVRTEDRELLLKLLSFARRMNFNTDAFEFSEK, from the coding sequence ATGACTGGCAATGATCAACCAAAAAAATATGTGATAGTACATGGACATTTTTACCAGCCCCCGCGGGAAAATCCATGGATCAACAGAATAGAGCGGCAACCATCCGCCGCACCTCATCATGACTGGAATGAGCGGATCTATGATCAATGCTACCGGCCAAACGCCTATTCGCGTCTGCTTGACTCAAAGGGAATGATTGTTGACATCTACAACAATTATCTCAGCATGAGTTTCAATTTTGGGCCGACACTCTTTTCATGGCTCGAACAGTTTCATCCCGTGACTGCCCGGCGCATCATCGAATCTGATGCCGAAAGCTGCAGGAGATTCGGGGGGCATGGAAACGCTATTGCCCAGGTTTACAATCACATTATAATGCCTCTGGCCTCACGACGGGACCAGCTCACGCAGATACGATGGTCCAAACACTTTTTTCAGAAGCGGTTCGGACGTGATCCTGAAGGGATGTGGCTCGCAGAGACCGCTATTAACATGGAAACGGTAAACTGCCTTATTGAGGAGAACATCAAATTTGTAATATTGTCTCCAAGTCAGGCGGAGTGTTTCAGGCCGATGCAGGAGAACGCACAATGGATCTCCACTGTGAGCCACGGGATAGACACCAGGCGCACTTACCGTATCTTTCCCAGGAATCGGGATGGACAGCGGCTGCCAGGGCATCTCGATGTGTTCTTTTTTGATGAGGGCCTCTCCAAAGAGGTCAGTTTCGGCGGTCTGCTTAAGGACGCCCATATTCTGGGGAATAAGCTGAGATCATGTTATGATGAAAGCAGTGTGACTGATCAGGTTGTAACAATTGCCACTGACGGAGAGACCTTCGGTCATCATAAACCTTTCGGTGACATGTGTCTGGCGTATTTTTTCAAGAATGTCGCCAGTAAATTCGATATGATTCCCGTGAATTTCGGTTATTTCCTGGAGAAGAATCCTCCGCAGTACGAGGTCAACCTTAAGGATTCCTTTGGTGAAGGAACAGCCTGGAGCTGTGCGCATGGTGTAGGCAGATGGAAGAGGGACTGTGGTTGTCAAACGGGAGGAGAGAGTCACTGGAAACAGACCTGGCGCGGTCCCATGAGAGATGCTCTCACCAGACTTCAGGAGAAAATCGATAACGAATATCAGACTCAACTGGAGAAGTATGAAGTTGACCCCTGGGAGGTCAGAGACAAATACATAACCATCTCAGGGGAACCATCAATAAAGAAATTCAAAAGTTTCCTGGAAAAACAGTGCGGATTTACCGGGCTTGACAGAGCGCAGACCCTGAAGATCAGAAGGCTTCTGGAGGCTCAGAAATACTCTCTTTTTTCCTTTACCTCCTGCGGATGGTTTTTTTCAGACATAAGCGGTATCGAATCGATACAGAATCTTGCCTATGCCTGCCGTGCGCTTCAGTTGGGCCTGCCTGAGTCTGAAAGAAAGGCTGCTCTGGAAAGTTTTCTTGCCGACCTGGAGAAGGCGCCAAGTAATCTGCCCAATACCAATGGAAGAACACTGTTTGAAAAAGAATTGCTTTCCTATTTTGAACATGGAAAGATTATGGCTTTTTCAGCAGCGATTCAGAAGACACTTGGTATCAAAAAAACAATGCAGTTTGAGCTTTTTGGTTATGCTGCAAAACTGGATCAGGTTCTGGCAACCAAAAATGGTGCACTCTGCTATGATGCTTACAATATCGAGCTGGAGAACGAATCAAACGGTGAATGCGATGTCTGGTCTGTACTGGTTGTCAACAGGAGCAATTCAGAAATTACCGGCTGGGTTCTGCCCTCATCATGCCTGCCGGAGAAAAAATCTCTGCGTCCGGAGATCTGGATGGGTCATGCTGAGGCTAAATCCTACAAATTTGCCGATACTTTTGTTTCATCGCAGCATGAGCTGACCAGCTTTTTGCTGCATAAGATTACCAAAGACACCGATGCACGGTTCAGTATATGGATGAAGAAGAATGAGAAGGAACTGGCTCTTCTCTCTGGCCTGAGCTCCCTTATTCCCGAATATTGCAAGGCTCCGCTCTCTTTTGTTTATCAGGAACAGTGGAACCGGCTGATGGCGAGACTGGAGACCTGTGGAAACGAGGATGCGATTTTTGCAGAGCTTCTCGAACTCACAAGAACTGTTCAGAGGTTCGACATTCCGCTTAATCTGGAGGGCTCCGCTGTTATTCTGGAAAAATTACTTATCCTGGAACTGAACAATCTCGCTAAAAATTTGAAGGAAAAGCACTGTGATCGGATAAGGTTTTTCCTTAACCTGGTGGACCGGTTCTCTATTCCTGTTTATAAGCACAAGCTGGAGGATATTTTTAATCCTATATTAAACAGCAGCATACGCAGCCTTTACCTCAAGGTTAAAGAAAACGAGGGGGGCACTGTGCGTACTGAAGACAGGGAGTTGCTGCTGAAACTGCTGAGTTTTGCCAGGCGCATGAATTTCAATACAGATGCTTTTGAATTTAGCGAAAAATAA
- a CDS encoding BamA/TamA family outer membrane protein: MDLPALYDAGKINQRAAHIIDCMARTGYPFATVAVELISSEMRDSISVKFTIEADQKYRFSSPELIGKYSTSKKLLLNDITIREGEVFDMEMVKESQRRLRSRSYIADVIPGPPAVLTNPGQPVDTAQRVSVPMEIVDRSGLGLDGAIGVESTEGKPQIQGNLLFSFLNLFHSGESVQFEYAGDRTQQRLQFHMSKPWIFNLPLTVSAGGGMEVIQKQYGYVFAKLRLVGEAGPMWRAGIGFNVNETTPSQDTIGDYGTFYGADLILYRIPEENRAGQFSSEILIETGSGMAKKSKRYTRSHFDFSGGIHLPLFRNQAVVTRLVSKHIITAEKELVPAEMYRVGGANSIRGYAENEFPFRTVVYGQLEYLLYFIKTGSVFIFTDGGAGFKQEVGLRYDHSFLLGYGLGVRLPSKLGSMEIGWARNYREKRGMGRIHFRIKNTLAEVAGKIQSGF; encoded by the coding sequence ATGGATCTTCCTGCTCTATACGATGCCGGAAAGATCAATCAGCGGGCTGCACATATAATCGACTGCATGGCTCGCACCGGTTATCCTTTCGCAACAGTTGCGGTAGAACTGATCAGTTCCGAAATGAGGGACTCCATTTCTGTCAAATTCACCATTGAAGCCGATCAGAAATACCGGTTCTCTTCACCAGAACTTATCGGTAAATACTCGACGAGTAAAAAGCTGCTCCTGAACGATATCACGATCCGGGAGGGTGAAGTATTCGATATGGAAATGGTGAAAGAATCACAGAGACGGCTCAGGTCAAGATCCTACATTGCCGATGTGATTCCCGGGCCTCCGGCGGTACTGACAAACCCCGGACAGCCAGTGGATACTGCCCAGAGAGTTTCTGTCCCGATGGAAATTGTGGATAGGTCCGGTCTGGGGCTGGATGGGGCAATCGGGGTGGAAAGTACTGAGGGTAAACCCCAGATACAGGGAAACCTGCTTTTTTCTTTCCTGAATCTGTTTCATAGTGGCGAATCTGTACAGTTTGAGTATGCAGGTGATAGAACCCAGCAGCGGCTTCAGTTTCACATGTCAAAGCCGTGGATCTTTAATCTGCCTCTGACAGTCAGTGCCGGCGGGGGTATGGAGGTTATCCAGAAACAATATGGGTATGTCTTCGCAAAACTCAGGCTGGTTGGTGAGGCAGGACCGATGTGGCGGGCAGGGATAGGTTTTAATGTCAATGAAACCACCCCTTCACAGGACACTATTGGCGATTATGGTACTTTTTACGGTGCTGACCTGATTCTGTATCGCATTCCCGAAGAAAACAGGGCTGGACAGTTTTCAAGCGAGATTCTAATCGAAACCGGAAGCGGGATGGCGAAAAAAAGCAAGCGATACACCCGGTCTCATTTTGATTTTTCCGGCGGGATTCACTTGCCGTTGTTCAGAAATCAGGCTGTGGTCACAAGGCTTGTATCAAAGCATATTATCACCGCGGAAAAAGAGCTTGTGCCTGCAGAGATGTACAGAGTGGGTGGAGCAAATTCAATCCGGGGATATGCTGAGAACGAGTTCCCTTTCAGAACCGTTGTATATGGGCAACTTGAATATCTTCTATATTTCATAAAAACCGGATCTGTATTTATTTTCACTGATGGAGGAGCTGGCTTCAAGCAGGAAGTCGGTTTGCGCTATGACCACAGTTTCCTGCTTGGATACGGCCTGGGGGTGCGCCTCCCGTCAAAACTGGGGAGCATGGAGATTGGTTGGGCGCGCAATTACAGGGAAAAGCGCGGGATGGGGCGTATCCATTTCCGAATAAAAAACACACTCGCTGAAGTTGCAGGAAAAATCCAATCCGGGTTTTGA
- the thiC gene encoding phosphomethylpyrimidine synthase ThiC: protein MTRVQQAKAGIITDEIKRASTLEGINPEKLCSLIADGTVVLVKNRLRSIEPLLIGPPTRIKINANIGTSSSHARIEDEIEKMKVAIHHGADAIMDLSTSGDLAAIRTEIMKESSVAVGTVPLYEMAMRARENGKSVLEITADDMFAVIEEHCKQGIDFLTLHCGVNMQTVSRFKEVKRLAGATSRGGTIIMEWIHCNGKENPLYEQYDRLLDLLAEYDVAVSLGDGFRPGALYDATDRVQIEELIVLGDLVKRARERNVGVFVEGPGHVPLNQVAANIQIEKTLCENAPFYVLGPLVTDISPGYDHISAAIGGAVAGMAGADFLCYVTPAEHLRLPSLDDVREGVIASKIAAHAADIARGNPHAIEWDNSISRAKVDLDWERMLSLCVDPEKARIYRQSLPPSDDSSLCSMCGEFCAIRRSKTITS from the coding sequence GTGACTAGAGTACAACAGGCAAAAGCCGGGATTATTACAGATGAAATCAAAAGGGCATCAACTCTTGAGGGTATCAATCCGGAGAAGCTCTGCAGCCTTATAGCAGACGGAACAGTTGTCCTTGTTAAAAACCGGCTTCGATCAATAGAACCGCTGCTTATCGGTCCACCTACCCGTATAAAAATCAACGCAAATATCGGCACCTCCTCCTCTCATGCAAGAATCGAAGATGAGATAGAAAAGATGAAGGTGGCGATTCATCATGGTGCGGATGCGATAATGGATCTCTCCACATCCGGTGACCTCGCAGCCATCAGAACCGAAATAATGAAGGAGAGCTCTGTTGCGGTTGGCACAGTACCACTCTATGAGATGGCGATGAGAGCCAGGGAAAACGGCAAATCGGTGCTGGAGATCACTGCTGATGATATGTTCGCAGTTATCGAGGAACATTGCAAGCAGGGTATCGATTTCCTCACACTCCACTGCGGGGTCAACATGCAAACTGTTTCCCGCTTCAAGGAGGTAAAAAGACTTGCCGGAGCCACAAGCAGGGGCGGAACCATAATAATGGAATGGATCCACTGCAACGGAAAGGAAAATCCTCTTTACGAACAATACGACAGGCTTCTTGACCTGCTTGCAGAGTACGATGTGGCAGTCAGCCTGGGTGACGGCTTCCGGCCCGGCGCTCTATATGATGCCACAGACCGGGTTCAGATCGAGGAACTGATCGTTCTTGGTGATCTTGTCAAAAGGGCCAGAGAAAGAAATGTCGGAGTGTTCGTTGAAGGTCCTGGCCATGTACCCCTCAATCAGGTAGCAGCCAACATTCAGATCGAGAAAACACTGTGTGAAAACGCACCATTCTACGTGCTTGGCCCTCTTGTGACCGATATATCCCCGGGATACGACCACATCTCTGCCGCAATAGGCGGTGCAGTTGCCGGGATGGCAGGGGCTGATTTCCTGTGCTATGTCACACCTGCCGAGCACCTTCGTCTCCCATCACTGGATGATGTGCGGGAAGGCGTTATAGCATCGAAAATTGCCGCTCACGCTGCAGATATAGCAAGGGGAAATCCCCACGCAATAGAATGGGACAACTCCATCTCCAGAGCAAAGGTGGATCTTGACTGGGAACGGATGCTCTCACTCTGTGTAGATCCGGAAAAAGCCCGAATCTACCGACAATCTCTCCCACCCTCAGATGATTCTTCTCTCTGCAGCATGTGTGGAGAGTTCTGCGCCATCAGGCGCTCAAAAACCATAACATCATAA
- a CDS encoding ribose-phosphate pyrophosphokinase translates to MDRVEYSSQFLTPEKFDQLKKRGLSGPNGWLLFVACNSGIDFAESVRREYEAMLRENNSELESIPLLGSYSEPITTIFADKETCPRLRQHVAGSNAYVFQCVHEFISPNTVNENIQQLLQVIRTLRAHRAKSITVVTPYYPYSRQDKPSFLAREATLASLFSDQLKIAGANIHLTYHPHALSLYGFYEPEMMLVALSGLDLFLDIFSQFKGRDDVVAVSTDAGGAKMTVHFSDAMDIPYAIANKFRPGKDRANLLGIIGDISDKKTAIITDDETVTGSSIINACRWLYQNGVHEIYAAVSHFKVKEEYIPRIVELHEKFGLKEFHTTDSVPQIPAIKNLSFVKVHSLARRFAATINHLHYNQSVSELFRLSEEHLM, encoded by the coding sequence ATGGATAGAGTAGAATATTCAAGCCAGTTCCTTACTCCTGAAAAATTCGACCAATTGAAAAAACGAGGCCTTTCCGGGCCGAACGGATGGCTCCTCTTCGTGGCATGTAATTCAGGTATCGACTTTGCCGAATCTGTCAGGCGCGAATATGAGGCCATGCTCCGGGAAAACAACAGTGAACTGGAATCAATCCCGCTGCTTGGAAGTTACAGTGAACCGATCACAACCATTTTTGCCGACAAGGAGACCTGCCCCAGGCTCAGACAGCATGTAGCCGGTTCCAATGCCTACGTTTTCCAGTGCGTTCATGAATTCATCTCTCCAAACACTGTCAACGAAAATATTCAGCAGCTCCTCCAGGTGATCCGGACACTGAGAGCACACAGAGCAAAAAGCATTACAGTTGTTACACCATATTACCCTTACTCAAGACAGGACAAGCCAAGTTTCCTTGCCAGGGAAGCAACGCTTGCCAGTCTGTTTTCAGATCAACTGAAGATCGCGGGTGCAAATATTCATCTCACATATCATCCGCATGCTCTCTCTCTTTACGGTTTTTATGAACCGGAAATGATGCTTGTTGCACTCAGCGGGCTCGATCTTTTTCTGGATATCTTCAGTCAATTCAAAGGCCGCGACGATGTCGTAGCAGTGTCAACTGATGCAGGCGGGGCAAAGATGACTGTGCACTTCTCCGATGCCATGGACATCCCATACGCGATTGCCAATAAATTCAGACCCGGGAAAGACCGCGCAAACCTCCTCGGAATTATCGGGGACATAAGCGACAAAAAAACAGCCATTATTACCGATGATGAGACTGTGACAGGCTCCTCCATTATTAACGCCTGCAGATGGCTTTACCAGAACGGAGTACATGAGATATACGCTGCAGTAAGCCATTTTAAAGTCAAAGAGGAGTACATTCCCAGAATTGTGGAACTTCATGAGAAGTTTGGATTGAAGGAGTTTCACACCACAGATTCGGTTCCTCAAATTCCCGCAATCAAAAATCTTAGTTTTGTCAAGGTTCATTCTCTGGCCAGAAGATTCGCAGCGACAATTAACCATCTGCATTATAATCAGTCTGTAAGCGAGCTTTTCCGGCTCTCGGAAGAGCACCTGATGTGA